The Coregonus clupeaformis isolate EN_2021a chromosome 3, ASM2061545v1, whole genome shotgun sequence genome includes a region encoding these proteins:
- the stard15 gene encoding START domain-containing protein 10: MSVQIPDDTDFTSFKEQCENHEGWTARYNKGSVTVWCRDEECKTIQKLKMKIVCKDVTAETLYDVLHDTSYRKKWDSNMIDTHDIGRLTVNADVGYYSWKCPSPLKNRDFVTMRSWLPLGNDYLIINYSVKHPQYPPRKDYVRAVSLLTGYLIQSNGANSSTLYYLTQVDPKGSLPKWVVNRVSQFVAPKAMKKIFKACQKYPEWKRKHNPNLKPWMYPEQNTLPCINVADLVLQRADSLENIDESSLTEEKRAQHHSDDEET; this comes from the exons ATGTCCGTTCAGATACCGGACGATACAGACTTTACCTCTTTCAAGGAACAATGTGAAAACCACGAAGGATGGACAGCGCGCTACAACAAGGGAAGCGTGACGGTGTGGTGCAGGGACGAAGAGTGTAAAACTATCCAGAAACTAAAG ATGAAGATAGTGTGCAAGGACGTGACTGCTGAGACCCTTTACGACGTCCTTCATGACACCAGCTACCGGAAGAAGTGGGACAGCAACATGATTGACACCCACGATATCGGCAGGCTTACTGTCAACGCAGACGTAGGATATTACTCCT GGAAGTGCCCGAGCCCCCTGAAGAACAGGGACTTTGTCACCATGAGATCATGGCTTCCTCTGGGCAACGACTACCTGATCATCAACTACTCTGTCAAACACCCG CAATATCCACCCAGAAAGGACTACGTGAGAGCGGTGTCGCTGCTGACAGGCTACCTGATTCAGTCCAACGGAGCAAACTCCTCCACTCTCTATTACCTAACGCAGGTCGATCCCAAAG GCTCCCTTCCAAAGTGGGTGGTGAATAGAGTGTCTCAGTTCGTAGCACCAAAG GCCATGAAGAAGATCTTCAAGGCCTGTCAGAAGTATCCAGAGTGGAAGAGGAAGCACAACCCTAACCTGAAGCCCTGGATGTATCCTGAGCAGAACACCTTACCGTGTATAAACGTGGCTGACCTCGTACTGCAGAGAGCTGACTCACTGGAGAACATCGACGAGAGCAGCCTGACAGAGGAGAAACGAGCTCAACATCACAGTGACGATGAAGAGACCTAG